The following coding sequences are from one Leptolyngbya sp. NIES-3755 window:
- a CDS encoding acriflavin resistance protein (similar to AA sequence:cyanobase_aa:LBDG_48420) — protein MDMPNSAPTSRERFNISRLAIAKPAITICIWLFITVAGLFAFSSLKYALFPDITFPVVVVNAQAPFTVTTETEKQVTIPIEQALQSIEGLTDLRSSTFPNQTAVSLSFDVGTSLESSSQRVEAALKSVTLPRDSKYTVTALNLNESAAVSYAIESTSRNLQDLGNLTNNQIVPQLTKIPGVLKVNVLGTGGNQQGATLTRFNGRDAIAIQVIKRGDANTLEVVDAVEKEIATLRQNLSNVTITLAATQAEFIRRATHSTIEALIEAVVLSIIVIFPFLRSWKATLISALAIPVSLLGTFIVMAIFGFNLETITLLALALVIGSVVDDAIVDVENISRHIEDGATPKEAALHATNEIGLTVTAATFTAVAVFLPIGLMGGVIGQFFKPFGITVSAAMIMSLLVARTLSPVLSIYMLRKRPGEKRDRDFGIWSRFSDLYYRLLRWSLRHRAIVVGIALASFAAGIAIIPMIPQGFIPKLDRGEFNVRYTAPLPQIPPQEEIARIVAAGGQVPQINPLQDSLSVAKQLEDTVRKAPDVETIFTTVGSREGEPNKGLLYVKLKDNHSTPTATVQDQIRASLPQITGVSTSVEDIPFVEAGSQKPLQAAIKGDDLAVLEKVGTDLQTRLQTIPGIVDVTVSGSSNRNGLQQIDRRDGQRVVYVSANLGKDLPLGDATNRLVEESKPILPAGVTLDLGGDSASSQEIFGSFGKTLGLSALCIVIVLVWLFRSLIDPIVVALSLPLALVGAMLALLVTQSDFGMISLIGFVFLLGLTNKNAILIVDYINQLRREGYDRNEAILQAGPIRLRPIMMTTAATILGMVPIAIGLGAGSELRSPMAVAIAGGLITSTLLSLFVVPVVYTLLDDLKPRSRKAQ, from the coding sequence ATGGATATGCCAAACTCGGCTCCTACTTCACGGGAGCGTTTTAACATTTCACGACTTGCGATCGCGAAACCTGCGATTACGATTTGCATTTGGTTATTTATCACTGTTGCGGGTCTGTTTGCATTCAGTTCGCTGAAGTATGCGTTATTTCCTGATATTACTTTTCCGGTTGTGGTTGTCAATGCACAAGCACCGTTCACCGTGACGACTGAAACAGAAAAGCAAGTCACGATCCCGATCGAACAAGCCTTGCAATCGATCGAGGGATTGACTGATCTTCGCTCTTCGACGTTTCCGAATCAAACAGCGGTCAGTCTCTCGTTTGATGTGGGCACGAGTCTCGAATCATCCAGCCAGCGAGTCGAAGCGGCATTAAAATCGGTCACGCTGCCGAGAGATTCAAAGTACACAGTCACAGCACTGAATTTAAACGAATCAGCAGCGGTGAGTTACGCCATTGAAAGCACCTCGCGAAATCTTCAGGACTTAGGAAATCTCACAAACAATCAAATCGTTCCACAGTTGACGAAAATTCCGGGCGTTCTGAAAGTGAATGTTTTAGGAACGGGAGGGAATCAACAAGGAGCAACGCTAACAAGATTTAACGGTAGAGATGCGATCGCGATTCAAGTGATCAAGCGCGGTGACGCGAATACGCTCGAAGTCGTGGATGCTGTTGAAAAAGAAATTGCAACGCTGAGACAAAATCTTTCCAATGTCACGATTACACTCGCAGCAACGCAAGCGGAATTTATTCGGAGAGCAACCCATTCAACGATCGAGGCATTGATCGAAGCGGTCGTGCTTTCAATTATCGTAATTTTCCCGTTCCTCCGCAGTTGGAAGGCGACGTTAATTTCTGCCTTAGCGATTCCAGTTTCGTTGCTTGGAACGTTCATTGTGATGGCGATTTTCGGATTCAATTTGGAAACGATTACGCTGTTGGCATTGGCACTCGTGATCGGAAGTGTTGTCGATGATGCGATCGTGGATGTCGAAAATATTAGCCGTCACATTGAAGATGGTGCGACTCCGAAAGAAGCGGCTCTTCATGCGACGAATGAGATTGGATTAACGGTTACAGCAGCGACTTTTACAGCGGTTGCCGTCTTTTTACCGATCGGACTCATGGGCGGCGTGATCGGGCAATTCTTCAAGCCGTTTGGAATTACCGTTTCGGCTGCGATGATTATGTCTCTGCTCGTGGCGCGGACATTATCGCCTGTGTTGTCGATTTATATGCTGCGGAAACGTCCGGGAGAAAAGCGCGATCGTGATTTTGGCATCTGGTCGCGATTTAGCGATCTGTACTATCGATTGTTGCGTTGGTCACTGCGACATCGTGCGATCGTCGTTGGAATTGCACTGGCGAGTTTTGCAGCGGGAATTGCGATTATTCCGATGATTCCTCAAGGATTTATTCCGAAGCTCGATCGAGGTGAGTTCAACGTTCGATATACGGCTCCACTTCCGCAGATTCCACCTCAAGAAGAGATTGCCAGAATCGTTGCAGCAGGGGGACAAGTTCCACAGATCAATCCGCTGCAAGACTCGCTCAGTGTGGCAAAACAGCTTGAAGATACAGTGCGAAAAGCGCCTGATGTTGAGACCATTTTTACAACGGTGGGATCGCGTGAAGGAGAGCCGAACAAAGGATTGCTCTACGTCAAGTTGAAAGACAATCATTCCACGCCGACTGCAACAGTGCAGGATCAGATCAGAGCATCCTTGCCGCAAATTACAGGAGTTTCTACCAGCGTCGAAGATATTCCTTTTGTCGAAGCAGGCAGCCAGAAGCCACTTCAAGCAGCAATTAAAGGAGATGATCTGGCAGTCTTAGAAAAAGTGGGAACAGATTTGCAGACTCGATTGCAAACGATTCCAGGAATTGTGGATGTGACTGTGAGTGGTAGCAGTAACCGGAATGGACTTCAACAAATCGATCGACGAGATGGACAGCGTGTAGTGTATGTCAGTGCAAATTTAGGCAAAGACTTACCTTTAGGCGATGCGACGAATCGATTGGTCGAAGAGTCGAAACCCATTCTGCCAGCGGGAGTCACACTCGATTTGGGTGGTGATTCTGCAAGTAGTCAAGAGATCTTTGGTAGCTTTGGTAAAACGCTCGGATTGTCTGCACTCTGTATTGTGATTGTCCTTGTGTGGCTGTTTCGTAGTTTGATTGATCCGATCGTAGTCGCGCTTTCTCTGCCTCTAGCACTGGTTGGCGCAATGTTGGCATTGTTAGTCACTCAGAGCGATTTCGGGATGATTTCGCTGATTGGCTTTGTGTTTCTACTGGGATTGACGAATAAAAACGCGATTCTCATTGTCGATTACATCAATCAACTGAGACGTGAAGGCTACGATCGTAATGAAGCGATTCTGCAAGCAGGTCCGATTCGATTACGCCCGATCATGATGACCACTGCGGCAACGATTTTAGGCATGGTTCCGATCGCCATTGGATTAGGAGCCGGATCAGAGCTTCGATCCCCGATGGCAGTTGCGATCGCGGGTGGATTGATTACTTCAACTCTACTTAGCTTGTTCGTTGTGCCTGTGGTGTATACCTTGCTTGATGATCTCAAACCGCGATCGCGCAAAGCACAATAG
- a CDS encoding hypothetical protein (similar to AA sequence:cyanobase_aa:LBDG_48410) — translation MMISVILVPQGAEYQAVYRGVQSQVNPPKVIPIPAGAAAIRELDRVSDTSGVLLMGLCGSLSPEIEIGRIALYQACVNFSGQVKECDRALTDRLQNQFQVSPVLGLTSDRVICSADEKHKLGKSYEAAVVDMEGFPILEQRSIAILRVVSDDLSGDLPDLSTVIDADGKIQAISMMKAMIKRPIAAGRLIRGSLSGLRKLRQLASELSQ, via the coding sequence ATGATGATTTCTGTGATCCTCGTCCCTCAAGGTGCTGAATATCAAGCCGTTTATCGGGGTGTTCAGTCTCAAGTAAATCCACCCAAGGTGATACCCATTCCGGCGGGTGCAGCGGCAATTCGAGAACTCGATCGCGTTTCTGATACCTCCGGAGTCTTGTTAATGGGCTTATGTGGCAGTTTATCGCCTGAAATTGAAATTGGCAGGATCGCGCTGTACCAGGCATGTGTCAATTTCTCAGGACAGGTGAAGGAGTGCGATCGCGCTTTAACGGATCGACTGCAAAATCAATTCCAGGTTTCTCCAGTTTTGGGATTGACGAGCGATCGTGTTATTTGTTCAGCCGATGAAAAGCATAAATTAGGAAAATCTTACGAGGCTGCCGTAGTCGATATGGAAGGCTTCCCGATTTTGGAACAGCGATCGATAGCAATACTGCGAGTGGTCAGCGATGATCTGAGTGGCGATTTGCCAGATCTCAGTACGGTGATTGATGCAGACGGAAAAATTCAGGCGATATCAATGATGAAAGCGATGATAAAAAGACCGATCGCGGCTGGTCGATTAATCCGAGGATCGCTTTCTGGATTGCGAAAATTACGACAATTGGCATCGGAGCTATCTCAATGA
- a CDS encoding phosphate transporter (similar to AA sequence:cyanobase_aa:LBDG_45940), whose translation MILIASSLLAFYLAWNLGANDVANSMGTSVGSKAVTLKQALIIAGILEFTGAVLFGRNVSQTLITGILDPAQFTPQVLVIGMISVLVAAGIWLNIATLFGFPVSSSHATVGAIAGVGSLAFGFDAVNWNSIKLISITWIITPVVSGLIAAIFYSAIKRFILDQPNAIAQLQQWIPWISTVLIGIFGVIVFPTIAAPVQSFIHLSIQNISLLLGAIAISTLSIAALQNLQTVESTLARFQVVSACFVAFAHGSNDVGNAIAPFATIVSVLRSGTVPTSDFQIPIWTLVLGGAGIVAGLAVLGRNVISTIGEGIIALEPSGGLCAELATATTILIASRFGLPVSTSHALVGGVVGVGLVQGLKSIRFETIRSIIFTWLITIPVAAVLSAIAFLVLRSVFGH comes from the coding sequence ATGATTTTGATTGCATCGAGTTTGTTAGCGTTTTATTTAGCGTGGAATTTGGGCGCGAATGATGTGGCGAACTCGATGGGAACTTCGGTCGGCTCTAAAGCGGTCACGTTGAAACAAGCCCTGATTATTGCTGGGATTCTAGAATTTACTGGAGCCGTTTTATTCGGGCGTAACGTATCTCAAACGCTGATTACAGGCATTCTCGATCCGGCTCAATTCACACCGCAGGTTCTGGTGATTGGAATGATTTCGGTTCTAGTTGCTGCGGGAATCTGGTTAAATATTGCGACACTGTTTGGATTTCCAGTTTCGTCCTCTCATGCGACAGTTGGCGCGATCGCAGGAGTCGGATCTTTAGCATTTGGATTTGATGCCGTAAATTGGAATTCGATCAAGCTCATTTCAATCACTTGGATTATTACGCCCGTCGTCAGCGGACTTATTGCAGCAATTTTTTACAGTGCAATTAAGCGTTTCATTCTGGATCAACCGAATGCGATCGCACAATTACAGCAATGGATTCCCTGGATTAGTACAGTCCTGATTGGAATCTTCGGCGTGATTGTTTTCCCCACGATCGCAGCACCCGTTCAAAGTTTTATTCATTTATCGATCCAGAATATTTCTCTTCTTTTAGGTGCGATTGCAATCAGTACTTTATCAATCGCAGCATTGCAAAACCTACAAACCGTCGAATCTACGCTTGCTCGATTTCAAGTGGTGAGTGCGTGTTTTGTTGCGTTTGCTCACGGCTCGAACGATGTCGGAAATGCGATCGCTCCATTTGCTACGATCGTGTCGGTATTGCGATCAGGAACCGTTCCGACCTCAGACTTTCAAATTCCGATCTGGACATTGGTTTTAGGCGGGGCGGGAATTGTGGCGGGACTTGCGGTTTTGGGTCGGAATGTGATTTCTACGATCGGGGAAGGGATCATCGCATTAGAACCGAGTGGCGGATTGTGTGCAGAATTGGCAACCGCCACCACGATTTTGATCGCCTCTCGGTTTGGATTACCTGTTTCGACTTCTCATGCACTGGTGGGCGGCGTGGTTGGTGTGGGATTGGTGCAGGGATTGAAATCGATTCGGTTCGAGACAATTCGATCGATTATTTTCACCTGGTTAATTACGATTCCGGTAGCAGCGGTTTTGAGCGCGATCGCATTTTTGGTTTTACGATCGGTGTTTGGGCATTAA
- a CDS encoding hypothetical protein (similar to AA sequence:cyanobase_aa:NIES39_K02380), with the protein MATTLKSHPIWQNLSQALTQIDPDQIAQRHLQTCQFQIHGYWDETDQFYETICFQQPPVPQLISSSLGVTPNQSGNNHWLQLRYALTIPTAATTIGELLLILDDSLEVIDENWLIDVQSPHVIATAE; encoded by the coding sequence GTGGCAACAACTCTCAAATCGCATCCAATTTGGCAAAATCTTTCTCAAGCCCTCACACAAATCGACCCCGACCAAATCGCACAGCGCCATTTGCAAACCTGCCAATTTCAGATCCACGGGTATTGGGACGAAACCGATCAATTCTATGAAACCATCTGCTTTCAGCAACCCCCTGTTCCACAATTGATTAGCAGTTCCCTCGGTGTCACGCCAAACCAGTCTGGGAACAATCACTGGCTTCAACTTAGATATGCTCTGACGATTCCTACGGCTGCGACGACGATCGGAGAACTGCTCTTGATTCTAGATGACAGCTTGGAGGTCATTGATGAAAATTGGCTCATTGATGTTCAGTCCCCTCATGTTATTGCGACTGCGGAATAG
- a CDS encoding hypothetical protein (hypothetical protein L8106_30505;~similar to AA sequence:cyanobase_aa:LBDG_29470), with protein MNGAAETQNRKADHLRVCLEDDVQCRETTTGLENYHFTHCCLPELDRAEIDIHTTFLNKPLSAPILISSMTGGTELAKKINYRLAAIAQEYQLAMGVGSQRVAIENPTVSDSFELRAIAPDALLFANLGAVQLNYTYGIDQCLKAVDLLEADALILHLNPLQEAVQTRGDTNFRGLLDKIAILCEKLPVPVIAKEVGNGISKAIAEKLIAAGISAIDVAGAGGTSWAKVESGRAQDPKQRRLGMTFADWGIPTADCITQIRAISETIPLIASGGLRNGLDVAKTIALGADLAGLAMPFLQAANESEEALHLLVDILKAEITTVLFCTGTRNLGELRRSGVLQRRSS; from the coding sequence ATGAATGGAGCAGCAGAAACTCAGAATCGTAAAGCCGATCATCTGAGAGTGTGTTTAGAAGACGATGTGCAATGCCGCGAGACAACCACAGGATTGGAAAACTATCACTTTACGCATTGCTGTTTACCAGAACTCGATCGAGCAGAAATCGATATTCACACAACATTTTTGAATAAGCCATTGAGCGCTCCGATTCTGATTTCTTCGATGACGGGCGGAACAGAGTTGGCGAAAAAAATCAATTATCGATTAGCCGCGATCGCACAAGAATACCAGTTAGCGATGGGAGTCGGATCACAGCGAGTCGCGATCGAGAATCCAACGGTTTCTGATTCGTTTGAATTAAGAGCGATCGCGCCAGATGCGTTGTTATTTGCAAATCTGGGCGCGGTTCAACTCAATTACACTTACGGCATCGATCAATGTTTGAAAGCCGTTGATTTGCTCGAAGCAGATGCATTAATTCTGCATTTGAATCCATTACAGGAAGCCGTTCAAACGCGAGGAGATACGAATTTTCGGGGATTGCTCGATAAGATTGCAATTTTGTGTGAAAAGCTTCCGGTTCCAGTGATTGCGAAAGAAGTGGGGAACGGGATCTCGAAAGCGATCGCAGAAAAATTAATCGCAGCGGGAATTAGCGCGATCGATGTGGCGGGTGCGGGTGGGACTTCGTGGGCAAAAGTCGAAAGTGGTCGCGCTCAAGACCCGAAACAGCGACGATTGGGAATGACGTTTGCAGATTGGGGAATTCCGACAGCGGATTGCATTACGCAGATTCGAGCGATTTCAGAGACAATTCCGCTGATTGCATCCGGAGGATTGCGAAATGGATTGGATGTGGCGAAAACGATCGCGCTCGGTGCAGATTTGGCGGGGTTAGCAATGCCGTTTTTGCAGGCGGCGAATGAATCCGAGGAAGCGTTGCATTTGTTAGTAGATATTTTGAAAGCGGAAATTACGACGGTGTTGTTTTGTACGGGGACAAGGAATTTAGGGGAATTACGTCGATCGGGGGTGTTGCAACGTCGATCGAGTTAA
- a CDS encoding bifunctional protein pyrR (similar to AA sequence:cyanobase_aa:LBDG_29460), which translates to MPQERIEILSAEELRRTVNRLASQIVERSGDLSKLVLLGIYTRGVPLAKSICDQITVLENVEVPLGAIDITFYRDDLDTIGVRTPAKTDIPFDLTGKTVVLIDDVIYKGRTIRAALDAVNDYGRPEVIRLAVLIDRGHREVPIHPDYIGKQLPTAKEEMIKVYLQETDGRDGVELVKG; encoded by the coding sequence ATGCCGCAAGAACGAATTGAGATTTTATCTGCTGAGGAACTGCGTCGAACTGTCAATCGACTCGCTTCGCAAATTGTGGAACGATCGGGAGATTTATCAAAATTAGTCTTGCTCGGAATCTATACCAGAGGCGTTCCATTAGCAAAATCAATTTGCGATCAGATTACCGTTTTGGAAAATGTTGAGGTTCCGTTGGGCGCGATCGACATTACGTTTTACCGCGATGATTTAGATACGATCGGCGTTCGCACTCCTGCTAAGACAGATATTCCCTTTGATCTGACTGGAAAAACGGTTGTCCTGATCGATGATGTGATTTATAAAGGGCGAACGATTCGAGCCGCTTTGGATGCGGTGAATGATTACGGTCGTCCGGAAGTGATTCGGTTAGCTGTGTTAATCGATCGAGGACATCGCGAAGTTCCGATTCATCCCGACTATATTGGAAAGCAGTTGCCTACCGCGAAAGAAGAAATGATCAAGGTGTATCTGCAAGAAACCGATGGGCGGGATGGGGTCGAACTTGTGAAAGGATAA
- a CDS encoding 30S ribosomal protein S6 (similar to AA sequence:cyanobase_aa:LBDG_42170), translating into MSQLYETMYILRPDIGDEAVDGAIDKYQSILKDNGAEIIETQHRGKRRLAYEIDKQREGIYVQMNFKADGSQIAPMERAMRLSNEVIRYLTVKQDEPKAEEEAEEA; encoded by the coding sequence ATGAGTCAGTTGTACGAAACGATGTATATTTTGCGTCCTGACATCGGGGACGAGGCGGTTGACGGTGCGATCGACAAATATCAATCGATCCTGAAAGATAACGGTGCAGAGATTATTGAGACTCAGCATCGGGGTAAGCGTCGGTTGGCTTACGAGATCGATAAGCAACGTGAAGGGATTTACGTGCAGATGAACTTTAAAGCTGATGGTAGCCAAATTGCACCGATGGAACGGGCGATGCGGTTGAGTAATGAAGTGATTCGTTATTTGACAGTGAAACAAGACGAGCCGAAAGCAGAAGAAGAAGCTGAAGAGGCTTAA
- a CDS encoding 2-hydroxyhepta-2,4-diene-1,7-dioate isomerase (similar to AA sequence:cyanobase_aa:LBDG_42180) encodes MAQRYVRVQTPEGKIHYGLLQIDRTVQVLDAPPWLKGQLTDQRLSQYQLLAPCAPSKIIAVGKNYANHAAEMGTPLPEEPLLFLKPTTTVIALDSDIFYPPQSARVDYEGELALVIGDRVKDCSPQEAHSKIWGYTIANDVTARDLQKKDGQWTRAKGFDTFCPLGPWIVREISPDARIQTFLNDVSVQSASIGEMVFLPHVLVSYISQVMTLLPGDVILTGTPEGVGGMQAGDRVRVEIEGIGFLENTVRMKIPTRQTQLQD; translated from the coding sequence ATGGCACAGCGTTACGTCCGCGTTCAAACCCCTGAAGGCAAAATCCATTACGGATTGCTGCAAATCGATCGTACCGTTCAGGTCTTGGACGCTCCCCCCTGGCTAAAAGGACAACTCACCGACCAGCGATTGAGCCAATATCAACTCCTTGCCCCCTGTGCCCCCTCGAAAATCATTGCAGTTGGAAAGAATTACGCGAATCATGCGGCTGAGATGGGAACTCCGTTGCCAGAAGAACCGCTTCTGTTTCTCAAACCGACGACAACCGTAATCGCGCTGGATTCGGACATCTTTTATCCTCCCCAATCCGCACGAGTAGATTACGAAGGCGAATTGGCGCTAGTGATTGGCGATCGAGTGAAAGATTGCTCCCCCCAAGAAGCTCACAGCAAAATTTGGGGATATACGATCGCGAATGATGTCACGGCGCGAGATTTGCAAAAAAAAGATGGACAGTGGACGCGAGCCAAAGGCTTTGATACGTTCTGTCCATTAGGTCCTTGGATTGTGCGCGAGATCAGTCCCGATGCCCGAATTCAAACGTTTCTCAACGATGTTTCCGTTCAATCAGCCTCGATCGGGGAGATGGTTTTTCTCCCTCATGTGCTCGTGTCTTATATCAGTCAAGTGATGACGCTGCTTCCTGGAGATGTAATTCTCACGGGAACCCCAGAAGGAGTTGGCGGAATGCAGGCAGGCGATCGCGTTCGAGTTGAAATCGAAGGAATTGGCTTTCTCGAAAATACGGTGAGAATGAAAATCCCGACTCGTCAAACGCAGCTTCAGGATTAG
- a CDS encoding hypothetical protein (hypothetical protein Aazo_4895;~similar to AA sequence:cyanobase_aa:LBDG_42190), whose translation MAWRGSTTVSDRIFASLVYLLPLIDVIRLVAPILRGDSFLSPLLLIIAQPLMPLMSIYSGFVPLIVFFALFLLVVRNENISHFIRFNTMQSILFGIVLSLVAIIWDFALGPIFSGVPLLSQTLFNAVFLGTIVAIGYSLVQTVLGRYAEIPTISDAVYMQVR comes from the coding sequence ATGGCATGGCGCGGATCTACAACGGTGTCCGATCGTATTTTTGCTTCTTTGGTCTATCTTTTGCCACTGATTGACGTCATTCGGTTGGTGGCTCCGATTCTACGGGGGGATTCGTTTCTGAGTCCTCTGCTTTTGATCATTGCCCAACCGCTGATGCCGTTAATGTCGATTTACAGCGGCTTTGTTCCACTGATTGTGTTTTTTGCACTGTTCTTATTGGTGGTTAGAAACGAGAATATTTCTCACTTTATTCGCTTCAACACAATGCAGTCGATTCTATTTGGAATTGTCTTGAGCTTGGTCGCAATCATTTGGGACTTTGCACTGGGACCGATTTTTAGTGGGGTTCCTTTACTTTCACAGACTTTGTTTAATGCCGTGTTCTTGGGCACGATCGTAGCGATCGGATACTCGCTCGTTCAAACCGTACTCGGACGCTATGCGGAAATTCCCACGATTTCGGATGCCGTCTACATGCAGGTGCGCTAA
- a CDS encoding hypothetical protein (hypothetical protein Npun_F5556;~similar to AA sequence:cyanobase_aa:LBDG_42200): MLVVLAGDQLLSVRQVCQGCLMADQSGQPRWRQGQLRCGQAISQLGEKLPAQFECQMGFRIANIE; this comes from the coding sequence ATGTTAGTAGTTCTAGCGGGCGATCAACTCCTTTCAGTCCGGCAAGTGTGTCAAGGATGCTTGATGGCAGACCAAAGTGGACAACCGCGATGGCGACAGGGACAACTGCGCTGCGGTCAGGCGATTAGCCAATTGGGAGAAAAACTTCCCGCTCAGTTTGAATGCCAAATGGGATTTAGAATCGCCAATATTGAGTAG